In Acidobacteriota bacterium, the following proteins share a genomic window:
- the msrA gene encoding peptide-methionine (S)-S-oxide reductase MsrA produces the protein MSHALKSAFTLTLAILTSSCGNARQVDNPAEHRRQPPTASSETGQEGASGKTALATFAGGCFWCMEKPFDDLDGVISTTSGYSGGTVPNPSYEQVSAGRTGHAEVVQVVYDPDRISYEELLYVFWRNVDPLTSNRQFCDSGSQYRSGIFVHDDAQRKAAEDSLRELSSRFSSPIVTEIVDFDEFYPAEDYHQDYYATNPIRYRFYRSRCGRDQRLAQVWGDEAGGHTE, from the coding sequence GTGAGCCACGCACTTAAATCGGCCTTTACGCTCACCCTCGCAATCCTGACCTCGAGCTGCGGGAATGCCCGCCAGGTGGACAATCCTGCCGAGCACCGCCGCCAGCCGCCGACGGCGAGCTCCGAGACGGGTCAGGAGGGAGCGAGCGGCAAAACCGCGCTCGCGACGTTCGCAGGCGGGTGCTTCTGGTGCATGGAGAAGCCGTTCGATGATCTCGATGGTGTGATTTCGACGACTTCGGGCTACAGCGGTGGCACAGTACCTAACCCCAGCTACGAGCAGGTGTCCGCAGGGCGAACCGGCCACGCGGAAGTGGTTCAGGTCGTCTATGACCCCGATCGGATCAGCTATGAAGAACTGCTGTACGTGTTCTGGCGGAATGTCGACCCACTGACTTCGAATCGGCAGTTCTGTGATTCGGGATCGCAATACAGATCGGGCATTTTCGTCCACGACGATGCCCAGAGAAAAGCCGCGGAGGATTCGCTCCGCGAGCTGTCCAGCCGTTTCTCATCGCCGATCGTCACCGAGATCGTCGACTTCGATGAGTTTTATCCTGCCGAGGACTATCATCAGGATTACTACGCGACGAATCCGATCCGATACCGGTTCTACAGGTCGCGATGCGGAAGGGATCAGAGGCTCGCACAGGTCTGGGGTGACGAGGCGGGCGGTCACACCGAGTGA
- a CDS encoding ATP-grasp domain-containing protein, which translates to MRTILLFGGLSRERLVSVASAQTLATIVDQPELWFWRRDGRVLQVHRKALALHSDVFVEEFDPEGRLLGETLPEALDANDLTDAVFVIGLHGGAGENGTIAEWMEQRTIAFTGSGSKASRLAFDKPAAKDAVSAHGVRVARSIVWTRDDGDSDEIRALLKEAGRLVLKPAQEGSSYGMRIVDSPRELDEFLSASREDEYDAWLIEEFVDGVELTGGVIESGGQLITLPTVEIRAEKGRVFDYQGKYLGSGIREICPAEVPETVEQASRDFAKKAHEVLECYGYSRSDFIVGAEGPVYLETNTLPGLTKSSLLPQELRAARIGFRDFIDEQIRLARLRYD; encoded by the coding sequence ATTCGTACCATCCTTTTGTTTGGAGGGCTCAGCAGAGAGAGGCTCGTGTCGGTGGCTTCCGCCCAGACCCTTGCGACGATCGTGGACCAGCCGGAGCTGTGGTTCTGGAGGCGGGACGGAAGAGTTCTGCAGGTCCATCGGAAAGCGCTTGCCTTGCACTCCGACGTATTCGTTGAAGAATTCGATCCGGAGGGTCGTCTGCTGGGAGAGACGTTACCGGAGGCGTTGGATGCGAATGATCTGACCGACGCGGTGTTCGTCATCGGGCTGCATGGCGGAGCGGGGGAGAACGGAACGATCGCCGAGTGGATGGAACAGCGCACCATCGCATTCACCGGCTCCGGCTCGAAGGCCAGTCGTCTGGCTTTCGACAAGCCGGCGGCCAAGGACGCGGTGTCCGCTCACGGGGTTCGAGTGGCCCGTTCGATCGTGTGGACCAGGGACGACGGAGATTCCGACGAGATCCGTGCTCTGCTGAAAGAAGCGGGCCGGCTCGTGCTCAAGCCCGCGCAGGAAGGATCCAGCTACGGCATGCGAATCGTCGACAGCCCCCGGGAGCTCGATGAGTTTCTCTCGGCTTCCAGGGAAGATGAATACGACGCATGGCTCATCGAGGAGTTCGTCGATGGGGTCGAGCTGACGGGAGGGGTAATCGAGAGCGGCGGGCAGTTGATCACGCTTCCAACGGTCGAGATCCGCGCGGAGAAAGGGCGCGTCTTCGATTACCAGGGGAAGTATCTCGGCTCCGGAATTCGGGAGATCTGCCCGGCTGAGGTTCCGGAGACCGTCGAGCAGGCGAGCCGCGACTTTGCGAAAAAGGCTCACGAGGTTCTCGAATGCTATGGGTATTCGAGGAGCGATTTCATCGTGGGAGCCGAGGGACCGGTATATCTCGAGACCAATACCCTGCCGGGGCTGACGAAGAGCTCGCTGCTCCCGCAGGAGCTGCGCGCTGCCCGAATCGGATTTCGGGATTTCATCGATGAGCAGATCAGGCTCGCGCGATTGAGGTACGACTGA
- a CDS encoding VWA domain-containing protein has protein sequence MANRKIIHLFLSLLFLASSSYAYAAEIRFLDEPGGLQHGIIELTYEVDGDFSHVILLVNDVEYQRLEERRGTFTLDVGRFLRRLRLRAEVRGSSGALLADREIVINDPRPPFRARLRGPGRLPESGMVELRVSVTKPPGLAVSRVEFFVDEEPIGADTSEPYTASFDAAHFSEARFARVAVQLANGREEGDVFYFGQTRGESLDVSLQQIPVSVLGSLQGHGLELEEISLKDDGVEKDVVAVTRAIEEPLSIVLLIDSSESMLEELPLIKQAAIEFSEKTLETGNAKIAVVAFHQRRFWLTGFTSNLDAIERAVDQLHPVGQTHLYDATIEMLYELQRRPGRRALVVLTDGVNQGGDFELDHVVHYARYSGVPIYPVVRNTLLSRLMRFGLRRFDANRYAEIARDSGARWFIVSRPDDLPSVYRAIAHELSQQYLVSFYADDAGTDRWHTLELRTSREGVDLRAPRGYFPD, from the coding sequence TTGGCGAATCGCAAGATCATTCATCTCTTCCTGAGCCTTCTGTTCCTGGCATCAAGCTCGTACGCCTACGCGGCTGAGATCAGATTTCTCGATGAGCCTGGAGGACTCCAGCACGGCATCATCGAGCTCACGTACGAGGTGGATGGGGATTTCTCTCACGTAATCCTTCTCGTGAACGACGTCGAGTATCAGCGACTCGAAGAGCGCAGGGGGACGTTTACCCTCGATGTCGGCCGATTTCTTCGTCGCCTTCGGCTTCGCGCGGAGGTGAGAGGCAGCTCGGGAGCTCTGCTCGCCGACCGTGAGATCGTGATCAACGATCCTCGCCCTCCATTTCGTGCTCGTCTACGAGGTCCGGGAAGACTTCCCGAGAGCGGGATGGTGGAGTTGCGGGTATCGGTGACGAAGCCTCCCGGGCTCGCGGTGTCGAGGGTCGAGTTTTTCGTGGACGAAGAACCGATCGGAGCCGATACCTCCGAGCCATACACGGCCAGCTTCGATGCCGCTCATTTCAGCGAGGCCCGGTTCGCCCGAGTCGCGGTGCAGCTTGCGAATGGAAGGGAAGAGGGCGACGTCTTCTACTTCGGCCAGACGAGGGGAGAATCGCTCGACGTCAGCCTCCAGCAGATTCCGGTCTCGGTGTTGGGGTCCCTCCAGGGCCACGGGCTGGAGCTCGAAGAGATCAGTTTGAAGGATGACGGTGTCGAGAAGGACGTCGTTGCGGTCACGCGGGCGATCGAAGAGCCTTTGAGTATCGTCCTGCTGATCGACTCATCGGAAAGCATGCTCGAGGAGCTCCCCCTGATCAAGCAGGCCGCCATCGAGTTCTCGGAAAAAACGCTGGAAACGGGGAATGCAAAGATCGCGGTGGTTGCCTTTCATCAGCGTCGATTCTGGCTGACGGGTTTCACCTCGAATCTGGACGCGATCGAACGTGCAGTCGACCAGTTGCACCCGGTCGGACAAACACACCTCTACGACGCGACGATCGAGATGCTTTACGAACTGCAACGAAGGCCGGGGCGGCGAGCGCTGGTCGTCCTCACCGACGGCGTGAACCAGGGGGGCGACTTCGAGCTCGACCATGTCGTTCATTACGCTCGGTACTCGGGAGTACCCATCTACCCGGTGGTCAGAAACACCCTCCTTTCCCGGCTGATGCGTTTCGGACTCCGCCGTTTCGACGCGAACCGATATGCAGAGATCGCTCGCGACAGCGGTGCCCGCTGGTTCATTGTGAGCAGGCCCGACGACCTGCCTTCCGTCTACCGCGCAATCGCTCACGAGCTTTCCCAGCAGTACCTCGTTTCCTTCTACGCCGATGACGCGGGGACGGACCGGTGGCACACCCTCGAACTTCGTACCAGCCGCGAGGGCGTTGATCTGCGGGCTCCGCGGGGCTACTTTCCGGACTGA
- a CDS encoding DUF2029 domain-containing protein, whose translation MILYARLGEAIGLAGGDVLRLVQTLADAATAGFLCLIAIRVAPRYTLLAPAIVLIAPASIFVSGFHGNTDPTMLMLIAASLWLLVRGNAQWLAGVTLALAASIKLVPIVLVPVILAFLAGKAQGPWRFGPAARFLAAFTVTFVVAFIPPVLAGSPRYLHNVFGYTPAGGGWGITGILQELSLTPEGALRYGIVEAADLYHGLGKWLILVVVGAFALVCFRSGISLEKLPAAIHLSLSIFLCLSPGFGVQYLSWLIPFAIFTLTFRQTLLLVASVSLYLYVTYTIWCRELTWYYANALWEARGGWIVNWLAIPLWLLLVWLTVSGVRHLSDSPIKRGPELFETAPGSFQPKED comes from the coding sequence ATGATTCTCTATGCCCGGCTCGGGGAAGCGATCGGGCTCGCCGGAGGCGATGTGCTGCGGCTCGTCCAGACGCTCGCGGACGCTGCGACCGCTGGCTTCCTCTGCCTGATCGCAATCCGGGTGGCACCCAGGTACACGCTCCTGGCGCCCGCGATCGTACTGATCGCACCGGCATCGATTTTCGTCTCGGGATTCCACGGAAATACCGACCCGACGATGCTGATGCTCATTGCCGCCTCGCTCTGGCTTCTGGTTCGCGGAAACGCACAATGGCTTGCCGGAGTCACTCTGGCTCTCGCCGCATCGATCAAGCTCGTACCGATCGTTCTGGTACCGGTGATCCTCGCGTTCCTCGCCGGGAAGGCGCAAGGCCCCTGGCGGTTCGGACCCGCTGCTCGCTTCCTCGCTGCATTTACCGTCACCTTCGTGGTCGCGTTCATACCACCCGTTCTCGCGGGCTCGCCCCGGTATCTTCACAACGTCTTCGGATACACGCCGGCCGGAGGCGGCTGGGGAATCACCGGAATACTCCAGGAGCTCAGTCTGACTCCCGAAGGCGCATTGCGATACGGGATCGTCGAGGCCGCCGACCTCTACCACGGACTCGGAAAATGGCTGATTCTGGTCGTTGTCGGTGCGTTTGCGCTGGTATGCTTCCGGAGCGGAATTTCCCTCGAGAAGCTTCCGGCGGCAATTCATCTGAGCCTGTCGATTTTTCTCTGTCTGAGCCCCGGCTTCGGAGTCCAGTACCTCTCCTGGCTGATCCCCTTCGCAATCTTTACGCTGACCTTCCGACAGACGCTCCTGCTGGTCGCAAGCGTCTCGCTTTACCTCTACGTGACCTACACGATCTGGTGTCGCGAGCTGACGTGGTACTACGCGAACGCTCTGTGGGAAGCTCGGGGCGGGTGGATTGTGAACTGGCTGGCGATTCCGCTGTGGCTGCTCCTCGTCTGGCTTACGGTCAGCGGGGTCCGGCATCTTTCGGATTCCCCGATCAAGCGCGGGCCCGAATTATTCGAGACGGCACCGGGTTCTTTCCAGCCGAAGGAGGATTGA
- the xth gene encoding exodeoxyribonuclease III, with translation MKIATWNVNGIRAREAQYAEWLAEEKPDIVCLQETKAPRSKVPESICDADGYHCYWHGSGGYSGTALHIRTSLSPEPGFYHPELDFEDRVVAARLGDLVVASIYLPNGGKDFDAKIRFLHQLDDWIETERADGLQLILCGDMNITRSDQDVHPKERKPNAIGQLPEERTLFNSMIDRHFVDLGRAMAPNDDGLFTWWAPWRNMRQRNIGWRLDYILATRPVAATASSCVVRSDVGQSDHAPVVAELEWSPRTSSGT, from the coding sequence ATGAAAATCGCGACCTGGAACGTCAACGGAATTCGCGCTCGCGAAGCTCAGTACGCCGAATGGCTGGCCGAGGAGAAGCCCGACATCGTCTGCCTGCAGGAGACCAAAGCTCCACGTTCCAAGGTGCCGGAGTCGATCTGCGACGCCGACGGATACCATTGCTACTGGCATGGCTCCGGAGGTTACTCGGGGACGGCGCTACACATCCGAACCTCGCTGAGCCCGGAGCCCGGCTTTTACCATCCCGAGCTCGATTTCGAGGACCGTGTCGTCGCGGCAAGACTGGGAGACCTCGTAGTCGCTTCCATCTATCTGCCGAATGGAGGAAAGGACTTCGATGCGAAAATCCGGTTCCTTCATCAGCTCGACGACTGGATCGAGACGGAGCGCGCCGACGGGCTTCAGCTCATCCTCTGCGGTGATATGAACATCACCCGCTCGGATCAGGACGTACATCCGAAGGAGCGGAAGCCGAACGCCATCGGGCAGCTGCCCGAGGAACGCACGCTGTTCAACTCGATGATTGATCGGCACTTCGTCGATCTGGGGCGAGCGATGGCGCCGAACGACGACGGCCTGTTCACCTGGTGGGCGCCCTGGCGCAACATGCGGCAGCGCAATATCGGCTGGAGACTCGACTACATTCTCGCCACCCGTCCAGTCGCCGCCACCGCATCGAGCTGCGTCGTGCGCTCCGATGTCGGTCAGAGTGATCACGCACCCGTCGTTGCCGAGCTCGAATGGTCGCCCCGAACGAGCTCCGGAACCTGA
- a CDS encoding lytic transglycosylase domain-containing protein, whose protein sequence is MEVPLAVVDRIVDDEVEDLEPVEIQVSGERLYRFDPSRGPLFDTAWNGWIIHVAREYDVDAALISAVIKAESDYDPRVISHKGAIGLMQLMPATATRFGVSDPHDPIQNLRGGVQYLSWLIDRFDGSIDLVLAGYNAGEGNVRKYEGVPPFRETRNYIRKISGYLGG, encoded by the coding sequence ATGGAGGTGCCACTCGCGGTCGTCGATCGGATCGTGGACGACGAAGTGGAAGACCTCGAGCCGGTCGAGATTCAGGTCAGCGGAGAACGTCTCTATCGGTTCGATCCGTCCAGAGGGCCGTTGTTCGACACCGCCTGGAATGGCTGGATCATTCACGTCGCCCGGGAGTACGACGTCGATGCGGCGCTGATCTCCGCCGTCATCAAAGCCGAGAGCGACTATGACCCGCGCGTGATCTCACACAAAGGCGCGATCGGGCTGATGCAGCTCATGCCGGCTACCGCCACCAGGTTCGGCGTCTCCGACCCTCATGATCCGATTCAGAACCTCAGAGGCGGCGTTCAGTACCTCTCCTGGCTCATCGATCGATTCGATGGATCGATCGATCTCGTTCTCGCTGGCTACAACGCGGGCGAGGGTAATGTGAGAAAGTACGAAGGCGTCCCCCCCTTTCGCGAAACACGAAATTACATACGCAAGATCTCCGGCTATCTCGGAGGTTGA
- a CDS encoding BrxA/BrxB family bacilliredoxin, with product MYDEMLIKPMREELTGVGLSEARTAEDVAAAVEKEGTVLVVVNSVCGCAAANARPAIRLAADHPVQPDRKITVFAGNDRDATMKARSYFVGYRPSSPSIALLKDGQVVKMIERHQIEGREAHDIAAELTAAFDRYCPTTATA from the coding sequence ATGTATGACGAAATGCTGATCAAACCGATGCGCGAGGAGCTGACGGGTGTCGGGCTTTCGGAGGCGAGAACCGCGGAAGACGTAGCGGCCGCCGTCGAGAAGGAGGGTACCGTTCTGGTCGTCGTCAATTCGGTATGTGGCTGTGCGGCGGCAAATGCGAGGCCTGCGATCCGCCTCGCCGCCGATCATCCTGTGCAACCCGATCGGAAGATCACGGTTTTTGCGGGAAATGATCGAGACGCCACGATGAAGGCTCGCTCTTACTTCGTCGGCTACCGCCCTTCGTCCCCCTCGATCGCCCTGCTCAAGGATGGGCAGGTCGTCAAGATGATCGAGCGGCACCAGATCGAAGGTCGTGAAGCCCACGACATCGCTGCGGAACTGACTGCCGCTTTCGACCGGTACTGCCCGACCACGGCTACGGCCTGA
- a CDS encoding alpha/beta fold hydrolase, protein MTRLLYLHGFASSPSSTKVTLIRERLEQDVLTFDAPDLNVPEFRRLSWEAIIGSVVDRADLNPTVVVGSSLGAMIALECSRRKPDWDCELVLIAPAIGIREGWVDWLPNDGGSEVEIFHHGTGKEEPINRSFFEEISLAEADLPTPAKRIRVIMGDQDESISIAGVKETWETWKKSGLPHGSSFREIHGGDHRLVDYVSEVVAEIRIAARL, encoded by the coding sequence ATGACTCGCCTACTTTATCTGCATGGATTTGCGTCATCCCCGTCGTCGACGAAGGTCACGCTCATCCGGGAGCGCCTCGAGCAGGACGTACTGACCTTTGATGCGCCTGATCTGAATGTCCCTGAATTCCGGCGGCTGAGCTGGGAGGCCATCATCGGCTCGGTGGTCGATCGCGCCGACCTGAATCCGACCGTAGTCGTCGGTTCATCTCTCGGAGCGATGATTGCTCTGGAATGCTCGCGGCGGAAGCCTGACTGGGACTGCGAGCTCGTACTGATCGCCCCCGCGATCGGAATCCGGGAAGGATGGGTGGATTGGCTTCCGAACGATGGCGGATCCGAAGTCGAGATCTTTCATCATGGGACGGGAAAGGAAGAGCCGATCAATCGAAGCTTCTTCGAAGAGATCAGCCTCGCCGAAGCGGACCTTCCGACGCCGGCAAAGAGAATCCGGGTGATCATGGGCGATCAGGACGAATCGATATCGATTGCCGGGGTTAAGGAGACGTGGGAAACCTGGAAAAAGAGCGGATTGCCGCATGGCTCTTCCTTTCGCGAGATTCATGGAGGGGATCACCGGCTCGTCGATTACGTGAGCGAAGTGGTCGCGGAGATCCGGATTGCAGCCCGGCTCTGA
- a CDS encoding MFS transporter has translation MQPGSDEGAARSGLAVASIAGVLYFSEGFPYGIVSEMLPIYLRDSGGSLAAVGSLSLVSLAWTLKFLWAPLVDRLGGYRDWIQWALVSIVVILSLMGITRSSDGAVFWTLVTLLAISSASQDIAADALTITITPDKLLGLVNSVRVTAFRIALILSGGVVALASLGSWSFAFLACAGIAFIVFIATLFMPRGSERTTEAEKNVFGGVRRWLNRRHAGPLLALVLLYRLGDSALLPMIKTFWLDSGFSPAEVGAVTISAGMVLTVLGAWLGGWFIARKGLWAGLLWMGIAQMASNVGYAIVASTSATRLGLYSAAGIESFASGLGTAAFLAFLMAICDRRYAATEFALLSALFVITRSFSGAMSGVATEALGYGPYFWLTVVLGIPALLLLPVLRQVPELVRGDHSSSATTGA, from the coding sequence TTGCAGCCCGGCTCTGACGAAGGGGCGGCTCGAAGCGGTCTCGCGGTCGCCTCGATTGCAGGAGTCCTCTATTTTTCCGAGGGGTTTCCGTACGGAATCGTCAGCGAGATGCTTCCGATCTACCTTCGGGATTCGGGTGGCTCTCTGGCGGCGGTAGGCTCTCTGAGTCTCGTGAGCCTTGCGTGGACGCTGAAGTTCCTGTGGGCGCCGCTCGTCGATCGGCTCGGGGGTTACCGGGATTGGATCCAGTGGGCCCTCGTCTCGATCGTGGTCATTCTGTCGTTGATGGGAATCACGCGCTCGAGTGACGGGGCCGTCTTCTGGACTCTCGTGACGCTTCTCGCGATCTCCTCGGCTTCTCAGGACATTGCCGCCGACGCCCTGACGATCACGATCACACCGGACAAGTTGCTCGGGCTCGTGAACTCGGTCCGAGTGACGGCCTTCAGGATCGCTCTGATTCTGAGTGGGGGCGTCGTCGCGCTGGCGAGCCTGGGCTCGTGGTCGTTCGCGTTTCTGGCCTGCGCGGGCATCGCATTCATCGTTTTCATCGCGACGCTTTTCATGCCTCGCGGCAGTGAACGTACCACCGAAGCGGAGAAGAACGTCTTCGGTGGTGTCCGGCGTTGGCTGAATCGGCGGCATGCCGGACCTCTGCTGGCGCTGGTTCTTCTGTACAGGCTGGGCGATTCGGCACTGCTGCCGATGATCAAGACGTTCTGGCTCGACTCCGGCTTCTCGCCGGCTGAGGTCGGAGCGGTGACGATCTCGGCAGGAATGGTGCTGACGGTGCTGGGCGCCTGGCTGGGTGGATGGTTCATTGCCCGGAAGGGTTTGTGGGCCGGGCTGCTCTGGATGGGGATCGCACAGATGGCATCGAACGTGGGCTATGCGATCGTGGCGTCGACGAGCGCGACGCGTCTCGGCCTTTACTCCGCTGCCGGTATCGAGAGTTTCGCGAGCGGTCTGGGAACGGCGGCATTTCTCGCGTTTCTGATGGCGATCTGCGATCGGCGATACGCGGCGACGGAGTTCGCGCTCCTCAGCGCGCTTTTCGTGATCACCCGGTCGTTTTCGGGCGCCATGAGCGGTGTGGCGACCGAGGCTCTGGGATACGGCCCCTACTTCTGGTTGACCGTGGTGCTCGGAATTCCGGCACTTCTGCTGCTGCCCGTCCTTCGTCAGGTTCCGGAGCTCGTTCGGGGCGACCATTCGAGCTCGGCAACGACGGGTGCGTGA
- a CDS encoding SpoIIE family protein phosphatase, with translation MTRGTRRSLIVWASSILLVPILSSAADLFSGVPLLSAMLSFSLVLAVLIATLLTTYLAIVFVRWVLSRLFWSVGRRLALSYLLLGLLPFLLFAVLVCVTGYIGLGVMSQTSFRAARQQEMARLQQANLEYVLTGEVPKDLPEVTEVYDSRNPGKGELPDWLGRGSFAGTALRGDHAVVISAKTYLMRDSRRVVALVVPMQQAWRDSLENRSGIRSFNMTLHRNGESIEVMETDPVMVRRAINEFVFNASTLAGVSWIDFTPFLTDWETGEETNQQQFFLISNPYSNLLSFYLGSSSRYLNYLLAGVLGVAMMLALVYLATALVAVGMILSITRAVNRIQKGTAAVESGDLSYRIGMKQTNQLGDVATSFDRMTASISTLLEQAAEQERLRSEIEIAASIQQNLLPDEGPEIDGVEFAAYFEPTAAIGGDYYDVFVLSENKVAVAIGDVAGHGLSTGIVMAMVKAAITTLVEEQTDEEALFRRLNALVFQSTERRAFMTLGFTIFDLEAKTISHTNAGHVYPYILRAGCPPEPIEGPSLPLGIRPGIRPITSLTDLREGDTLVYLSDGIIEAVGPSGDPFGFERLETVLEGLAGSEPIEVRDRILAAVDRYGRTEEYDDDRTVMILRFTRLGESRVSPERETEDEMLVSSAS, from the coding sequence ATGACTCGTGGAACCAGGAGGTCGCTCATTGTCTGGGCCAGCTCGATCCTGCTGGTTCCCATCCTTTCGTCCGCGGCCGATCTGTTTTCCGGTGTTCCCCTGCTGTCGGCGATGTTGAGCTTCTCTCTCGTTCTGGCGGTGCTGATCGCGACCCTTCTCACGACTTACCTCGCGATCGTTTTCGTCCGATGGGTTCTCAGCCGGTTGTTCTGGAGTGTCGGCCGTCGGCTGGCACTCAGTTATCTCCTTCTCGGACTGCTGCCTTTTCTTCTCTTTGCCGTCCTCGTCTGCGTGACCGGATACATCGGGCTGGGCGTAATGAGTCAGACCTCGTTTCGGGCGGCACGGCAACAGGAGATGGCGAGGCTCCAGCAGGCCAATCTCGAGTACGTCCTGACCGGAGAGGTACCGAAGGACCTTCCGGAAGTCACCGAGGTGTATGACAGTCGAAATCCCGGAAAAGGGGAGCTGCCGGACTGGCTCGGCCGCGGGTCCTTTGCCGGGACGGCGCTTCGAGGCGATCACGCCGTCGTCATTTCCGCGAAGACGTACCTGATGCGAGATTCCCGCAGAGTCGTGGCGCTCGTTGTTCCGATGCAGCAGGCGTGGCGCGATTCGCTGGAGAACCGCAGCGGAATCCGGTCATTCAACATGACGCTGCATCGCAACGGCGAATCGATCGAGGTCATGGAGACTGATCCGGTGATGGTGCGGCGGGCGATCAACGAGTTCGTCTTCAATGCATCGACCCTTGCGGGGGTGAGCTGGATCGACTTCACTCCCTTTCTCACCGACTGGGAAACGGGAGAAGAAACGAATCAGCAGCAATTCTTTCTGATTTCCAACCCTTACTCGAATCTTCTTTCGTTCTATCTCGGAAGCTCCTCCCGGTACCTGAACTATCTGCTTGCCGGAGTTCTGGGAGTCGCGATGATGCTGGCGCTCGTGTACCTGGCTACAGCATTGGTCGCGGTGGGGATGATTCTTTCCATTACGAGAGCGGTGAATCGCATTCAGAAGGGGACGGCTGCGGTCGAAAGCGGGGACCTGAGTTATCGGATCGGGATGAAGCAGACCAATCAGCTCGGAGACGTGGCGACCTCGTTCGACCGGATGACTGCGTCGATCTCGACGCTTCTCGAGCAGGCGGCCGAGCAGGAACGGTTGCGCAGTGAAATCGAGATCGCTGCCTCGATTCAGCAGAATCTTCTTCCCGACGAAGGACCGGAGATCGATGGGGTCGAGTTTGCTGCTTACTTCGAGCCCACCGCAGCGATCGGCGGCGACTATTACGACGTGTTCGTTCTCAGCGAGAACAAAGTGGCGGTAGCGATCGGAGATGTGGCCGGACACGGGCTCTCGACCGGAATCGTCATGGCGATGGTCAAGGCGGCGATCACGACGCTCGTGGAAGAGCAGACCGACGAAGAGGCTCTTTTCCGAAGGCTGAACGCTCTGGTCTTCCAGTCCACGGAGCGGCGAGCCTTCATGACGCTCGGGTTCACGATCTTCGATCTCGAGGCGAAGACGATTTCTCACACGAACGCCGGCCACGTCTATCCCTACATACTCCGTGCGGGTTGTCCGCCGGAGCCGATCGAGGGTCCGTCGCTGCCTCTCGGGATCCGTCCGGGCATCCGCCCGATCACTTCGCTGACGGACCTTCGCGAAGGCGACACGCTGGTCTACCTTTCCGACGGGATCATCGAAGCCGTAGGGCCATCCGGTGATCCGTTCGGCTTCGAGAGGCTCGAGACGGTTCTGGAGGGACTGGCCGGCTCGGAACCCATCGAGGTTCGGGACCGCATTCTCGCTGCGGTCGACCGCTATGGGCGGACGGAAGAGTACGACGACGACCGTACTGTGATGATCCTGCGCTTCACCCGACTCGGCGAGAGCCGGGTCTCGCCGGAGCGCGAGACTGAGGACGAGATGCTGGTTTCTTCGGCGTCATGA
- a CDS encoding zinc ribbon domain-containing protein yields MEQVTDYCPECGSERTDFDTTCDACGAPPRSDDTSGAIVRNTDLEPYVALRYIARLFKILAVLLILMMFGEVAVGLTTHGTGAVPDLLSEVTRLLVLAGLLWGAGDIAVLLIDLGHDVRVSRILLGRINARMHIPGASDALSTFSTSTPLSKEKETRSEVRSEPRT; encoded by the coding sequence ATGGAGCAAGTCACCGACTACTGCCCTGAGTGCGGGAGCGAGCGAACGGATTTCGATACCACGTGCGATGCATGCGGGGCGCCTCCTCGCTCGGATGACACATCCGGAGCGATCGTACGCAACACCGACCTGGAGCCGTACGTTGCGCTTCGATACATCGCCAGGCTTTTCAAGATTCTCGCGGTTCTCCTGATCCTGATGATGTTCGGCGAAGTCGCCGTGGGACTGACCACGCATGGCACCGGAGCGGTGCCGGACCTCTTGTCGGAGGTCACACGGCTTCTCGTTCTCGCCGGACTTCTGTGGGGTGCCGGCGACATCGCGGTTCTCTTGATCGATCTCGGGCACGATGTCCGCGTCTCGAGAATCCTTCTCGGGCGAATCAACGCCAGGATGCACATTCCAGGCGCCTCGGATGCCCTGAGCACCTTTTCGACGTCGACTCCACTATCAAAGGAGAAGGAAACACGGAGTGAAGTGAGAAGTGAGCCACGCACTTAA